DNA from Kitasatospora acidiphila:
TCCACCAACTCCCGGCAGGCGGTGCAGCCCGGCGCCCCGCCGTACTCATACCCCCCGCACTCACCACAGCGCCGCAGGGGTGCTCCGACCGCGGGCCTTGCCATGGCTCCCCTCCCATCGGCGGTGGAACGAGACTCCCGTTCGATCAAGAAGCGCCCGGTGCGACAAACGGCTACTTACGCGTCGGGGTGCGCCGGCAGGGTGAGCCAGCTCGCCCAGGAGATCTCGCGGCCGATGAAGCGCGGCTGCTCGAACGGCCAGTCGGCGGCGATCCACTGCGGCACCAGCGCGTCCAGGGCCTGCTCGACCTTGCTGCCGACCAGCTCGTCCACCACCCACCAGGAGATCTCGCCGTCCGCGCCGGCCTTCTCCGGTGGGTCGATGTAGACGCAGCCGAGCAGGGCCGTCTCGGCCGCGTCGAACAGCGCGTAGTTGAAGGACTGGTGTGCGGCGATCTCCTTCTCGTGCCGCAACAGGTCGGCCTGGTCGGCCTCGTAGGTCATGGTGGCTGCGGGCCAGCCCCAGGCCGGGCCGAAGATGGTCCACAGCCGCTCGCGCGAGCCCATCACGGCCGGATAGTCGAGCGGGGTGTCCGCCTCCCGGATCGGCCGCAAGTGATGGCCGCCGCCCGGCAGCGGTACCAGGACGGGGTGGACGAAGTCATCGGGAAGCCAGCTCATGGCGCCCGACCGTAGCACCCCGCGGGCTCCTGCTCCCCTGGATTTCCTCCGCACCGACTTTCGTTCGGCTGCCTGCGCTTCAGCGACTGTCCGCCGCTGACCGCTTGACCGCCGACCGCTTGACCGCCGACCGCTTGACCGCTGACCGCTGACCGCGTCAAGGACGGCAACACCGCCGTTGGGACTCGGCCGCAACCACAGCCGCGACCGCGTTCGCCGTTGCCTCGTCCATGGACGATCAGCGGAGTTCGACGGTGATGCCGACCCGTGCGAGCAACCGGAGGATGTCGTCGACGTATGGCGTCTCACCCGCCGTGTCCACGCTTACCGCAGCGAGCGCGCGCCGGGCCACCTCGGCGTCGTGCCAGACCAGGGTGAACGGTGTGGGCGGCAGATCCCCGCCGCACGGGCAGCCTCGCAACGTGTGCCAGCACTGGGAGTAGTAGCCGCCGGGGCCCGCGACCGCTTCGCCGATCGCGCACACCAGGCCCGGCACATCGGTGACATGCCGGCCGTCGAGGTGCCGTACGGGGTCGGGCAGCGGCCGGCCGGCGCCCTGGCGGGCGGCGGCGAATGCGGCCCACTCGGCCCGGCCCTCGGACGGGAACGCGGCCCACGCACCGGGCTCGGTCGGCGGCCCCTCGAACCAGGCGT
Protein-coding regions in this window:
- a CDS encoding GNAT family N-acetyltransferase is translated as MSWLPDDFVHPVLVPLPGGGHHLRPIREADTPLDYPAVMGSRERLWTIFGPAWGWPAATMTYEADQADLLRHEKEIAAHQSFNYALFDAAETALLGCVYIDPPEKAGADGEISWWVVDELVGSKVEQALDALVPQWIAADWPFEQPRFIGREISWASWLTLPAHPDA